A window of the Helianthus annuus cultivar XRQ/B chromosome 4, HanXRQr2.0-SUNRISE, whole genome shotgun sequence genome harbors these coding sequences:
- the LOC110883139 gene encoding uncharacterized protein LOC110883139, with amino-acid sequence MGDNPRNVKKGEDNRNNDGCFSYVLIPIPSEDLSLDMSFATNAKALRLHFLYRLVGNRPYLSSYILTQLATGLSMLAGAALLKSVMDKNPMMSPGSGSGQFSRCSSCNGTGRVSCLCNRWSDGDRGCRTCAGSGRMMCNSCGGSGTGRPLPVRISARPNQPY; translated from the coding sequence ATGGGTGATAATCCCCGCAATGTTAAAAAAGGGGAAGACAACAGAAATAATGACGGTTGCTTTAGTTATGTTCTTATTCCAATACCTTCCGAAGATCTATCACTCGATATGTCTTTTGCGACGAATGCAAAAGCTCTCCGGCTACATTTTTTGTACCGTTTGGTGGGGAATCGCCCTTATTTAAGCTCTTATATCTTGACTCAGCTTGCAACCGGTCTGAGCATGTTGGCCGGAGCGGCTCTATTGAAATCAGTGATGGATAAGAACCCGATGATGAGTCCAGGTTCCGGGTCAGGTCAGTTCTCAAGGTGTTCAAGTTGCAACGGAACGGGTCGGGTTAGTTGTCTTTGTAATCGGTGGTCGGACGGTGACAGAGGATGCCGGACTTGTGCTGGTTCCGGTCGGATGATGTGTAACAGCTGTGGTGGTTCTGGTACCGGTCGCCCTCTTCCGGTTCGGATCTCGGCTCGTCCAAATCAACCGTATTAG
- the LOC110883138 gene encoding uncharacterized protein LOC110883138: MGKFVTKVGLQKRGVRVDSVVCSRYGFQDETSDHIFASCLLARVVWWHVFKWVRIPVLTECNSVSHITDHISGQIGAKTWKKTLQLVAFATFWRIWLARNDKEFNCKTTSVPRLVELIKEAAYVWVKNRRQLKAISWPDWLDFNVVSFL; the protein is encoded by the coding sequence ATGGGAAAGTTCGTGACGAAAGTTGGTTTGCAAAAAAGAGGAGTTAGAGTGGATAGCGTTGTGTGCAGCAGATACGGGTTTCAAGACGAGACATCAGACCATATTTTTGCTTCTTGTCTTCTTGCTAGAGTAGTGTGGTGGCATGTCTTCAAGTGGGTTCGAATTCCGGTCCTGACGGAATGCAACTCGGTTTCTCATATTACTGATCACATCTCAGGACAAATAGGGGCAAAGACATGGAAGAAAACTTTGCAGCTCGTCGCTTTTGCTACGTTTTGGAGGATTTGGTTGGCACGCAATGACAAAGAATTCAACTGCAAGACGACTTCGGTTCCAAGGCTTGTGGAATTGATCAAGGAGGCCGCCTACGTATGGGTTAAGAATAGGAGGCAGTTAAAGGCAATCAGCTGGCCCGACTGGCTAGACTTCAATGTTGTTTCGTTTTTGTAA